In Leptodesmis sichuanensis A121, the following are encoded in one genomic region:
- a CDS encoding YciI family protein, which produces MPWFVKIEAGIVDKATFDQYVPAHKEFVRTLIAKGHRAKSGYWGCRGGGMMLFEAASMDEAQAIVAQDPLVVNGCVNYKLYEWRVVVE; this is translated from the coding sequence ATGCCCTGGTTTGTGAAGATTGAAGCAGGAATTGTAGATAAGGCTACATTCGATCAGTACGTACCGGCCCACAAAGAGTTTGTTCGCACCCTGATTGCTAAAGGGCATCGAGCAAAGTCAGGCTACTGGGGGTGTCGGGGGGGAGGCATGATGCTGTTTGAGGCCGCTTCGATGGATGAAGCTCAAGCGATCGTTGCTCAGGATCCGCTGGTGGTGAATGGATGTGTGAATTACAAGCTGTATGAGTGGCGGGTGGTGGTGGAGTAG
- a CDS encoding NAD-dependent epimerase yields MDKKAILPENNPYGCHAEQCGVWSERMHILVTGVAGFIGYHLAQRLLQDGFQVYGIDNLSDYYDVSLKKARLSQLQPQPGFTFQYLDLSDRSGVAQLFQEHRFDSVVNLAAQAGVRYSLDNPWTYIDSNVTGFVNLLEGCRHQPVKHLVFASSSSVYGANTKVPFAVSDRTDHPVSLYAATKKTNELIAHTYSHLYQIPVTGLRFFTVYGPWGRPDMAYFKFARAITAGQPIEVYNYGQMQRDFTYIDDIIEGVVRILHQPPQTSLLSTSQSLEQLNSQALYRIYNIGNHQPVELLTFIRILEQALGKKAELKLLPLQAGEVLTTYAQVDELTQVINFAPCTPIEQGIQQFVNWYQSYYRLS; encoded by the coding sequence TTGGACAAGAAAGCCATTTTGCCTGAGAATAACCCCTACGGATGTCATGCCGAGCAATGCGGTGTATGGAGTGAGCGAATGCATATTTTGGTTACTGGGGTCGCTGGCTTTATTGGCTACCACCTGGCGCAACGGCTGTTGCAAGATGGCTTTCAGGTCTACGGGATTGATAATCTGAGTGACTATTACGATGTCAGTTTGAAAAAAGCACGGTTGTCGCAACTGCAACCGCAACCAGGATTTACCTTTCAATACCTGGATCTGAGCGATCGCTCTGGTGTGGCCCAGCTATTTCAGGAGCATCGCTTTGATTCCGTGGTTAATCTGGCGGCTCAGGCAGGTGTGCGCTATTCCCTGGATAACCCCTGGACTTACATTGACAGCAACGTCACTGGATTTGTGAACTTGCTAGAGGGATGCCGCCACCAGCCAGTGAAACATCTGGTCTTTGCGTCCTCCAGTTCTGTCTATGGAGCCAATACGAAAGTGCCGTTTGCGGTCAGCGATCGTACTGACCATCCTGTTTCCCTGTATGCCGCCACGAAAAAGACCAATGAACTGATTGCCCACACCTACAGTCATCTTTACCAAATTCCCGTTACCGGACTGCGGTTTTTTACCGTGTATGGCCCCTGGGGACGACCGGATATGGCCTATTTCAAGTTCGCCAGGGCAATCACCGCAGGTCAACCGATCGAAGTCTACAACTATGGCCAGATGCAGCGGGATTTTACCTACATTGACGACATTATTGAAGGGGTTGTGCGTATCCTGCACCAACCCCCACAAACAAGCTTGTTGTCCACCAGCCAAAGTTTAGAACAGTTAAATAGTCAGGCCCTGTACCGGATTTATAACATTGGCAATCACCAGCCAGTTGAACTGCTCACCTTTATTCGCATCCTGGAACAGGCTCTGGGCAAAAAAGCTGAACTAAAACTGCTCCCCCTGCAAGCAGGAGAGGTGTTAACCACCTATGCCCAAGTGGATGAATTGACTCAGGTGATTAATTTTGCTCCATGCACCCCGATCGAGCAAGGGATCCAGCAATTTGTGAATTGGTATCAGAGCTATTACCGCCTGTCTTAA
- a CDS encoding DUF2232 domain-containing protein translates to MSDASQTDPVKGNHPGSQPGLSEENAAPSAEPSWEDVEQELSLPDISTRSANQEPLTPDRSQTSSTLRSFDRSSPLIMVETAFLASAASLIWLVNFYFPLGPVLRVFFPIPIALIYLRWGSRAAWMGALVSGLLLSVLMGPPRSLLFIMPFGLMGVLLGQLWRRRASWAISITLGSILGAFGFFFRVWLVSLLLGDDLWQYATIQATDLVDRICVFFNILFQPSLGLVQAIVILMVILSNIVYLFAVHLVAWLLLDRLGNPIPRPPKWVQVLMEYEE, encoded by the coding sequence ATGAGTGATGCTTCCCAGACTGATCCGGTGAAGGGGAATCATCCCGGTTCTCAACCTGGCCTTTCTGAGGAGAATGCTGCCCCCTCTGCGGAACCATCCTGGGAAGACGTAGAACAGGAACTATCTCTGCCTGACATTTCTACCCGTTCCGCCAATCAGGAGCCGCTCACCCCCGATCGCAGCCAGACCTCCTCCACCCTGCGATCGTTCGATCGCTCCAGTCCTCTGATCATGGTAGAGACAGCCTTTCTGGCCAGTGCTGCCAGTCTCATCTGGTTGGTGAATTTCTACTTTCCCCTGGGGCCAGTGCTGAGAGTCTTTTTTCCCATTCCGATTGCCCTCATCTATCTCCGCTGGGGCAGTCGAGCCGCCTGGATGGGCGCTCTGGTATCTGGCTTACTCCTGAGCGTGTTAATGGGGCCTCCCCGTAGCCTGCTCTTCATCATGCCCTTTGGTCTGATGGGGGTACTGCTGGGTCAGTTGTGGCGACGGAGAGCCAGTTGGGCAATTTCCATCACCCTGGGCAGCATTCTCGGTGCCTTTGGCTTTTTCTTCCGGGTCTGGCTGGTTTCCTTGCTGCTGGGTGACGACCTGTGGCAATACGCTACGATTCAGGCCACGGATCTGGTCGATCGCATATGTGTCTTTTTTAATATTCTGTTTCAACCCAGCCTGGGGTTAGTTCAGGCGATCGTCATCCTCATGGTCATCCTCAGCAACATTGTGTATCTGTTTGCTGTTCATCTGGTGGCCTGGTTGCTGCTAGATCGTCTGGGCAATCCCATTCCTCGCCCTCCCAAGTGGGTGCAGGTGCTGATGGAGTATGAGGAGTAA
- a CDS encoding 2'-5' RNA ligase family protein, with product MNTGKKRFFIALLPSREIQDYANEIKQYFSDRYNSRAAQKSPPHITLQPPFEWPTEDLPRLEQHLSTFALAQSPFSVTLQDFAAFPPRVIYINVLKTAELLHLQQALMTYLEANLGIVDPKAKTRPFAPHMTVAFRDLTRQNFKAAWPEFQARSLNFSWLASSLTLLIHNGQRWTICQEFPFSPTEAI from the coding sequence ATGAATACGGGTAAGAAACGATTTTTTATTGCCTTGCTGCCGTCCCGTGAGATTCAGGACTATGCCAATGAAATCAAGCAGTATTTTAGCGATCGCTACAACAGTCGTGCGGCCCAAAAATCGCCTCCGCATATTACCCTGCAACCACCTTTTGAGTGGCCAACTGAAGACTTGCCCCGGTTAGAGCAACATTTGAGTACTTTTGCTCTGGCCCAATCTCCCTTCTCCGTTACCTTGCAGGATTTTGCCGCGTTTCCTCCACGGGTGATTTATATCAATGTCTTGAAAACAGCAGAATTATTGCATCTGCAACAAGCGCTCATGACTTATCTGGAAGCCAATCTGGGAATCGTCGATCCAAAGGCCAAGACTCGTCCTTTTGCACCCCACATGACGGTGGCTTTTCGAGACTTGACGCGACAGAATTTCAAAGCCGCATGGCCAGAATTCCAGGCGCGATCGCTGAATTTCTCCTGGTTAGCCTCCAGCCTGACCTTGTTAATTCATAACGGACAGCGGTGGACCATCTGCCAGGAGTTTCCCTTCAGCCCCACTGAGGCGATATAA
- a CDS encoding DUF4129 domain-containing protein, which translates to MSGTFQTNSIDWQIHLLQMRIAEWLDRLLPTSNRGPSPGWSLPEWFFRSAFWIMASLLTVWIGWQLYILLRPYLAPYWFSRSSPPNPSESSIAVESLSVSQWLGRSRTFAQQGNYQEACRALYLATLQKLDDQGLIPAQFSRTDGEYWQLLQTLPNSRPYRVLFQTHERLCFGDREISQQIFQECEQAYREIDPV; encoded by the coding sequence ATGTCCGGCACCTTTCAGACTAACAGCATCGATTGGCAGATCCATCTGCTGCAAATGCGAATCGCCGAATGGCTCGATCGCCTGTTGCCCACCTCCAACCGCGGCCCCAGCCCTGGTTGGTCATTACCAGAGTGGTTCTTCAGGTCAGCCTTCTGGATCATGGCGTCCTTATTGACGGTGTGGATAGGTTGGCAACTGTATATCTTATTGCGTCCTTACCTTGCCCCTTACTGGTTCAGTCGATCCAGCCCACCAAACCCTTCCGAGTCATCGATCGCAGTGGAATCTTTGAGCGTGAGTCAATGGTTAGGGCGATCGCGCACCTTTGCACAGCAAGGCAATTATCAGGAAGCCTGTAGAGCTTTGTATCTCGCTACCCTCCAGAAACTGGATGACCAGGGGCTGATTCCGGCCCAATTTAGCCGCACAGATGGAGAGTATTGGCAGCTTTTGCAAACGTTGCCCAACTCGCGTCCCTATCGGGTATTGTTCCAAACTCATGAACGGCTGTGCTTTGGCGATCGCGAGATTTCTCAGCAGATCTTCCAGGAGTGTGAGCAGGCCTACCGGGAGATTGACCCTGTATGA
- a CDS encoding AAA family ATPase gives MPSPTTPFDRLSQALSQIIVGQNSLVQQLMVALLAGGHVILEGVPGTGKTLMVKAIAQLIQAEFRRIQLTPDVLPSDILGTNIFDLNTREFTLKKGPVFTQVLLADEVNRTPPKTQAALLEAMEEQQVTLDGKSLPLPELFWVIATQNSLEFEGTYPLPEAQLDRFLFKLLVDYPDPQAERQMLLQSQAGLQTKRLDLAQLQPILSVGQILAAREAIRAVTVTDALVDYLLALVQRSRQHPDLSLGASPRAGVAWLQASRAQAWLSHRDFVTPDDIKTVAPAILRHRLILRPEAQLDGLQVDGVIQTLLSQVAVPR, from the coding sequence ATGCCTTCCCCTACTACTCCCTTCGATCGCCTCTCCCAAGCCCTCAGTCAAATCATTGTGGGACAAAATTCCCTGGTGCAGCAGTTAATGGTAGCTTTATTAGCCGGGGGCCATGTGATTTTGGAAGGAGTGCCAGGGACGGGCAAAACGTTGATGGTGAAGGCGATCGCGCAACTGATTCAAGCGGAGTTTCGGCGGATCCAACTTACCCCAGATGTGCTGCCTTCAGATATTTTAGGGACGAATATCTTTGACCTGAACACGCGCGAGTTCACCCTGAAAAAAGGCCCAGTTTTTACCCAGGTACTGCTGGCGGACGAAGTGAACCGTACTCCTCCGAAAACTCAGGCAGCCCTTCTGGAAGCTATGGAAGAACAACAGGTAACCCTGGATGGAAAAAGTTTGCCGCTGCCTGAGCTATTTTGGGTAATTGCCACTCAGAATTCCCTGGAGTTTGAAGGCACCTATCCCCTGCCAGAGGCTCAATTGGATCGGTTTTTGTTCAAACTGCTGGTGGATTATCCAGACCCGCAAGCAGAACGGCAGATGCTGTTGCAGAGTCAGGCCGGATTGCAAACTAAACGATTGGATCTGGCACAACTGCAACCCATTCTATCGGTTGGACAAATTCTGGCCGCACGGGAGGCAATTCGGGCCGTGACAGTGACGGATGCCCTGGTGGACTACCTGCTGGCTCTTGTGCAGCGATCGCGGCAGCACCCCGACTTGTCGCTGGGAGCCTCTCCCCGTGCCGGAGTTGCCTGGTTGCAGGCCAGCAGAGCACAGGCTTGGCTATCCCATCGGGATTTTGTCACCCCGGATGATATCAAAACCGTTGCCCCTGCTATTCTGAGACATCGCCTGATTTTGCGTCCTGAAGCTCAGCTAGATGGCCTGCAAGTAGATGGTGTGATCCAAACGTTGCTGAGCCAGGTTGCGGTACCCCGTTAA
- the cobT gene encoding nicotinate mononucleotide-dependent phosphoribosyltransferase CobT produces the protein MTKDKEQVTPDQGQRANDASPSASCLLPSALYNSEFPSIKLYTQISQGESWLRRHQGKRPLLACVLGFTETGLIPGISAAGATPADRRYTAIADAEFLYNGPQPHPAYPLPPLQAGASPVLISRAVVERQALPVYIFNAGLPQPPAIPHIDLQGTPARCLSSGQALEWAIVEHLFQQGLTWGEKLATEVGTGYLILAECVVGGTTTALAVLSGLGIPAVGKVNSSHPTCNHDQKWTLVQQGLQRANWNSRVNSPLPPHPPLSLLAAIGDPMQIVVAGMTIAASRCCGVLLAGGTQMLAIYALAQAIAQSEALDWQPEQIIVGTTRWVAEDPTGDTIGLATLVGSVPLMATQLSFATSRWPQLQVYEAGFVKEGVGAGGCAIAASLYHGWGQPELLQAIEDLAERYQQVTLNRPSLYSESTNY, from the coding sequence ATGACCAAGGACAAAGAACAAGTAACGCCTGACCAAGGACAAAGGGCGAATGACGCTTCGCCTTCTGCCTCCTGCCTTTTGCCCTCTGCCTTGTATAATTCCGAATTTCCCTCGATCAAACTCTATACACAAATATCTCAAGGAGAAAGTTGGCTCCGGCGGCATCAAGGAAAACGCCCCCTTCTGGCGTGTGTTCTGGGGTTTACGGAAACAGGACTGATTCCAGGAATTTCAGCGGCGGGGGCCACTCCAGCCGATCGCCGTTACACCGCGATCGCAGATGCTGAGTTTCTCTACAATGGCCCCCAGCCTCATCCTGCCTATCCGTTACCGCCCCTGCAGGCAGGCGCTTCCCCTGTCCTCATTTCCAGAGCGGTTGTCGAGCGGCAAGCTTTACCAGTCTATATCTTTAATGCCGGACTGCCTCAGCCTCCTGCAATTCCCCATATTGATTTGCAGGGAACCCCCGCCCGTTGTTTGAGCAGTGGCCAGGCACTGGAGTGGGCGATCGTTGAGCATTTGTTCCAGCAAGGCTTAACGTGGGGAGAGAAACTGGCAACAGAAGTGGGAACGGGTTATCTGATTCTGGCCGAGTGCGTGGTTGGAGGCACTACAACAGCCCTCGCTGTCCTATCCGGCTTGGGCATCCCAGCCGTCGGAAAAGTCAACAGCAGCCATCCTACCTGCAACCACGACCAGAAATGGACACTCGTCCAACAAGGCTTACAACGAGCAAATTGGAACTCTAGAGTCAATTCTCCTCTCCCACCCCATCCCCCACTTTCTCTCCTCGCCGCCATCGGAGATCCCATGCAGATCGTCGTTGCAGGCATGACGATCGCGGCCAGTCGCTGTTGTGGCGTGTTGCTGGCTGGAGGGACTCAAATGCTGGCGATCTATGCACTGGCTCAAGCGATCGCCCAATCTGAAGCCCTCGACTGGCAACCGGAACAAATCATAGTTGGCACAACTCGCTGGGTGGCGGAAGATCCAACCGGGGATACGATCGGATTGGCAACCCTGGTAGGCTCAGTTCCTTTGATGGCTACCCAACTAAGCTTTGCTACCTCTCGTTGGCCCCAGTTACAGGTGTATGAAGCGGGATTTGTGAAAGAAGGAGTGGGTGCAGGAGGATGTGCGATCGCCGCCAGCCTGTATCACGGATGGGGACAGCCCGAACTGTTGCAGGCGATCGAAGATCTTGCAGAACGGTATCAACAAGTAACCCTCAATCGGCCCAGCCTCTACAGCGAAAGTACTAATTACTAA
- the gyrA gene encoding DNA gyrase subunit A, giving the protein MTFSQEPPQDRIIPTDLRNEMQRSYLEYAMSVIVGRALPDARDGLKPVHRRILYAMHELGLAPDRPFRKCARVVGEVLGKYHPHGDTAVYDALVRMAQDFSMRSPLIDGHGNFGSVDNDPPAAMRYTECRLRTLTRDAMLQDIESETVDFVDNFDGSQQEPIVLPARVPQLLLNGSSGIAVGMATNIPPHNLGELIDGLIALIHNPEITDQGLMQYVPGPDFPTGAQILGTSAIREAYTTGRGSIIMRGVATIETISHRGRPDREAIIITELPYQTNKAALIERIAEMVNERRLEGIADIRDESDRDGMRIVIELKRDAYPRVVLNNLYKQTPLQANFGANMLALVNGEPQLLTLKQFLNVFLDFRIETITRRTQYQLRKAEERDHILQGLLVALANLDAIIETIRHAADAPTARQQLIEQYELSETQADAILQMQLRRLTALEAEKIHQEHEDLQRQIADLQDILARRERILNIIETELNELKASHATPRRTVIEQSEDELADADLIANERAVILLTEQGYIKRMPLNTFESQSRATRGKAGTRMKEDDAVEHFLALRDHDSVLFFSDRGVVYCLRAYQIPVGSRTSRGTPIVQLLPIPVDEKITSIIPVTEFTEDEYLVMLTSKGYIKKTALAAFSNIRANGLIAISLEEGDQLRWVRRARAEDTIIIGSSQGKSIHFRADHEQLRPLGRATRGVRAMALRQGDSLIGLDILPSDIVANLASALEVDTGTEDETTEEETLEATVPDGPWMLTVTAGGYGKRVPVAQFRLQNRAGMGIVATKFRKAGDRMAALRIVNAGDELMMVTNRGIIIRQPISAISCQSRAASGVRLQRLDEDDEIVAVTLVPLANEDSSDETSITDDQPVGESAAVAAVLDEEAEEE; this is encoded by the coding sequence ATGACTTTTTCCCAGGAGCCGCCTCAGGATCGCATCATCCCCACGGATCTACGCAACGAAATGCAGCGGTCTTACCTGGAATACGCCATGAGTGTGATCGTTGGGCGGGCGCTTCCCGATGCCAGGGATGGCCTCAAGCCTGTGCATCGTCGCATCCTCTATGCCATGCATGAATTGGGGTTGGCTCCCGATCGTCCATTTCGGAAGTGTGCCCGTGTGGTGGGAGAAGTATTGGGTAAGTATCACCCCCACGGCGATACGGCGGTTTATGATGCCCTGGTGCGAATGGCGCAGGATTTTTCCATGCGATCGCCGCTGATTGACGGCCACGGCAACTTTGGCTCGGTGGATAATGACCCTCCCGCGGCAATGCGATATACCGAGTGCCGTCTTCGCACCCTGACGCGGGATGCCATGCTGCAGGACATCGAATCGGAAACGGTGGATTTTGTCGATAACTTTGATGGTTCTCAGCAAGAACCGATCGTTCTACCTGCCCGCGTTCCCCAATTACTGCTCAACGGCTCTTCGGGAATTGCGGTGGGGATGGCCACCAATATTCCTCCCCACAACCTGGGAGAGTTGATTGATGGGCTGATTGCCTTAATTCACAATCCCGAAATTACGGATCAGGGATTGATGCAGTACGTGCCGGGGCCAGATTTCCCCACAGGTGCCCAAATTCTGGGTACCAGCGCCATCCGGGAAGCCTACACCACCGGACGGGGTTCGATCATTATGCGGGGTGTGGCGACGATCGAAACCATTTCCCATCGCGGCAGACCCGATCGAGAAGCGATTATCATCACCGAATTGCCCTACCAGACCAACAAGGCGGCCCTGATTGAACGGATCGCCGAGATGGTGAATGAGCGTCGGCTGGAAGGAATTGCGGATATTCGGGATGAGAGCGATCGCGATGGGATGCGGATCGTGATTGAACTGAAGCGCGATGCCTATCCCCGTGTAGTCCTGAATAATCTTTATAAGCAAACGCCGCTACAGGCCAACTTTGGGGCCAATATGCTGGCACTGGTAAACGGCGAACCCCAACTGCTGACCCTAAAGCAATTCCTCAACGTTTTCCTCGACTTCCGCATTGAAACGATTACCCGCCGGACTCAGTATCAACTGCGGAAAGCGGAGGAACGCGACCACATTCTGCAGGGGCTACTGGTGGCTCTGGCGAACCTGGATGCCATTATTGAAACAATTCGTCATGCCGCTGATGCCCCCACGGCCCGTCAGCAACTGATTGAACAGTACGAACTGTCAGAAACACAGGCAGATGCCATTCTGCAAATGCAACTGCGACGGCTGACTGCTCTGGAAGCGGAGAAAATTCATCAGGAGCACGAAGACTTACAGCGCCAGATTGCTGACCTGCAAGATATTCTGGCCCGTCGAGAACGGATTCTCAACATTATTGAAACGGAACTGAATGAACTGAAGGCCAGCCATGCCACTCCCCGTCGCACAGTGATCGAGCAGTCAGAAGATGAACTTGCAGATGCCGATCTGATTGCCAACGAACGGGCGGTGATTTTGCTGACCGAGCAGGGCTACATCAAACGCATGCCCCTCAACACCTTTGAATCCCAAAGTCGGGCGACACGGGGTAAAGCGGGCACCCGCATGAAAGAGGATGATGCTGTTGAGCACTTCCTGGCGCTGCGCGATCATGACAGTGTGCTGTTCTTTAGCGATCGCGGCGTCGTGTACTGCCTCCGGGCTTATCAAATTCCGGTCGGTTCTCGGACATCTCGTGGCACTCCGATCGTGCAACTGTTGCCTATTCCCGTGGATGAAAAAATTACCTCTATCATTCCCGTCACTGAATTTACGGAGGATGAGTACCTGGTGATGCTAACCTCCAAGGGCTATATCAAAAAGACGGCTCTGGCAGCCTTCAGCAATATTCGGGCAAACGGTTTGATTGCCATTTCCCTGGAGGAAGGGGATCAACTCCGCTGGGTACGCCGCGCTCGTGCTGAAGACACCATCATCATTGGTTCCAGCCAGGGTAAATCTATTCACTTCCGGGCTGACCATGAGCAACTCCGGCCTCTGGGACGGGCCACCCGCGGTGTGCGGGCAATGGCTCTACGACAGGGCGATAGTTTGATTGGGCTGGATATCTTACCCAGTGACATTGTGGCAAACCTGGCTTCTGCTCTGGAAGTGGATACTGGTACGGAAGACGAAACGACCGAAGAAGAAACCCTGGAAGCCACTGTTCCTGATGGCCCCTGGATGCTCACGGTAACAGCGGGTGGCTATGGCAAACGGGTTCCAGTTGCTCAGTTCCGGTTACAAAATCGAGCTGGCATGGGCATTGTGGCGACTAAGTTCCGCAAGGCAGGCGATCGCATGGCAGCGCTTCGGATTGTTAATGCGGGCGATGAACTGATGATGGTGACGAATCGGGGTATTATCATCCGTCAGCCCATTAGTGCCATTTCCTGCCAGTCCCGTGCTGCTTCAGGGGTGCGTCTGCAACGGTTAGACGAGGATGACGAAATTGTTGCTGTGACCCTGGTTCCGCTCGCCAATGAAGATTCCTCCGATGAAACCTCTATAACGGATGATCAACCTGTTGGGGAGAGCGCCGCAGTGGCGGCTGTGCTGGATGAAGAGGCTGAAGAAGAATAG
- a CDS encoding DUF4350 domain-containing protein has translation MMQLTRRQTAFLAIVLATLILLTLFLAPSSGNLRQRGSTYSRAPDGYGAWYALMEQRGTPVKRWQKPLEALLNPSGPVAQRYAAPETSLLSGALTLVRISNGLEPLPPEPEWVKAGNTLILLGVSPPATPAPFTSELNSPTGKVRIQTSRRAMIAGQSSLHPKLQDAFGAVVWTESLGKGTVIYASTPYLAANAYQDFAANYRFLAELVTQPGHPVWIDEYMHGYQDPPIKDEAGNPIAGAERSLLTYLLNTPLSLLALQALVLLLVLLWGQNRRLGPPDVVPYPVQDNSEAYIQALTGVLHKAGCSDFVLETLAKAEQLEMQQALGLGTLPLPADTLIAAWERQTGHSSEVLAALLKTASHHRRISEPDLLRWVDQMQMVKRQLKVKS, from the coding sequence ATGATGCAACTGACCCGGAGACAAACGGCTTTTCTGGCGATCGTCCTGGCCACATTGATTCTGCTCACTCTGTTTTTGGCTCCCAGCAGTGGCAACCTGCGTCAGCGAGGCTCCACCTACAGTCGCGCCCCCGATGGCTATGGAGCCTGGTACGCTTTGATGGAACAGCGGGGTACACCCGTAAAACGCTGGCAAAAACCCCTAGAGGCTCTACTCAACCCATCCGGCCCTGTGGCTCAGCGCTATGCCGCTCCTGAAACCTCTCTCCTTTCCGGTGCCCTCACCCTGGTACGAATTAGTAATGGTTTAGAACCGCTGCCCCCCGAGCCTGAGTGGGTTAAAGCCGGAAACACCTTAATTTTGTTGGGCGTGAGTCCACCTGCCACTCCCGCTCCGTTTACGTCTGAGCTGAACAGCCCAACCGGCAAAGTTCGCATTCAAACCAGCCGTCGGGCTATGATCGCAGGGCAATCCTCCTTACACCCCAAACTGCAAGATGCCTTTGGAGCCGTTGTTTGGACTGAATCGCTGGGCAAAGGAACCGTTATCTATGCTTCAACTCCCTATCTGGCGGCCAACGCCTATCAGGATTTTGCGGCCAACTATCGATTTCTGGCTGAACTGGTGACCCAACCCGGTCATCCCGTCTGGATCGACGAATATATGCATGGCTATCAAGATCCACCTATTAAAGATGAGGCAGGCAATCCGATCGCGGGGGCTGAGCGATCGCTGTTGACCTACTTACTGAACACCCCCCTCTCCTTACTGGCTCTTCAGGCTCTGGTGCTGCTGCTTGTCCTCCTGTGGGGCCAAAATCGCCGTTTGGGGCCACCTGACGTTGTACCTTATCCAGTCCAGGACAATAGTGAAGCTTATATTCAAGCCCTGACTGGAGTGTTGCATAAAGCTGGGTGTAGTGACTTCGTGTTAGAAACGCTGGCTAAAGCCGAACAACTTGAGATGCAGCAGGCTTTGGGATTGGGCACCCTGCCCCTGCCTGCCGACACCCTGATCGCAGCCTGGGAACGTCAAACGGGGCATTCTTCTGAAGTCCTTGCTGCCCTTCTCAAAACGGCTTCTCACCACCGTCGTATCAGCGAGCCAGACCTGTTGAGGTGGGTCGATCAAATGCAGATGGTGAAGAGACAGTTGAAAGTTAAGAGTTAG
- a CDS encoding Rrf2 family transcriptional regulator: protein MKLTTRGHYSVKALLDLSLQPGYGPASVKAIAQRQDLPAPYLEKLLIEMRRAGLVRSVRGAQGGYQLARPPAQISLGKILEAVGESIDPLPHHRPDDSQAEDWVTFTLWNRLHQKLKEALYSISLEDLYFDARSWQASQGQASSFVV from the coding sequence ATGAAACTAACTACTCGTGGGCATTACAGTGTGAAAGCACTGTTGGACTTAAGCCTGCAACCGGGTTATGGGCCTGCTTCGGTGAAAGCGATCGCCCAGCGGCAAGATCTCCCGGCTCCCTATTTAGAAAAATTGTTAATTGAAATGCGGCGAGCAGGGTTAGTACGTTCTGTACGCGGTGCTCAGGGCGGTTATCAGTTGGCTCGTCCCCCAGCCCAGATTTCTTTAGGTAAAATTCTGGAGGCCGTAGGAGAAAGCATTGATCCCCTACCCCATCACAGACCGGATGATTCCCAGGCTGAAGACTGGGTAACGTTTACTCTGTGGAATCGCCTTCACCAGAAATTAAAAGAAGCCCTTTACAGTATCTCTCTGGAAGACCTGTATTTTGATGCCCGGAGCTGGCAGGCATCCCAGGGACAAGCTTCAAGTTTTGTCGTGTAA
- a CDS encoding ketosteroid isomerase family protein: protein MNTMNASPESVSPAQLEAQGTIAGIDNPVILQYFETLNTGDFQATSQLFARDGALQPPFEPDVIGPEAIAAYLEQEAKGLILAPQHGVSTLLDNGCTEFLIGGKVHTPWFSVNVSWLFILSPTQEIFITQVKLLASLQELIHLRR, encoded by the coding sequence CTTCCCCTGAATCGGTTAGCCCAGCCCAGCTTGAAGCCCAAGGAACGATCGCAGGCATTGACAATCCTGTGATTTTGCAATATTTCGAGACATTGAATACTGGCGACTTCCAGGCTACCAGTCAACTGTTTGCCAGGGATGGTGCTCTACAACCTCCCTTTGAGCCAGATGTGATTGGGCCAGAGGCGATCGCGGCCTACCTGGAACAGGAAGCAAAGGGCTTGATTCTGGCACCCCAGCATGGAGTATCTACTTTACTGGACAACGGCTGTACCGAGTTTTTGATCGGTGGCAAGGTGCATACTCCCTGGTTTTCGGTGAATGTTTCCTGGTTATTTATCCTCAGTCCCACTCAAGAGATTTTTATTACACAAGTAAAGCTCCTGGCTTCTCTCCAAGAGCTAATCCACCTGCGCCGATAA